In the Setaria italica strain Yugu1 chromosome VI, Setaria_italica_v2.0, whole genome shotgun sequence genome, one interval contains:
- the LOC111257580 gene encoding sister chromatid cohesion 1 protein 1-like isoform X2 gives MDNNQIMILGNIYQTWLKDASSLVSKRRKVNSNFDFIRSTKISDLMDMPLVALMSYLDKSSSELYYPKPLVQLWKECSAVNYAKASSSGQPSSSQEKQPRNSTPHEFPPQTEGEYEMETGPHLMDFTDGIEKLRGNVSAEYDRAYNTLHSDHSVTQGTPGELRNE, from the exons ATGGACAATAACCAGATTATGATTCTAGGAAACATATATCAGACATGGCTCAAGGACGCATCTAGCCTTGTCTCAAAAAGGCGTAAAGTTAACAGC AATTTTGATTTTATTCGATCAACCAAGATAAGCGATCTCATGGACATGCCCCTGGTTGCTCTAATGTCTTACTTGGACAAGTCATCCTCAGAATTATATTATCCTAAGCCACTTGTGCAGCTCTGGAAGGAATGCAGTGCAGTCAACTATGCAAAAGCTTCATCTTCAG GGCAGCCATCATCATCACAAGAAAAACAGCCTAGAAACTCGACACCTCATGAATTTCCACCTCAG ACTGAAGGAGAATATGAGATGGAAACAGGACCTCACCTAATGGACTTCACAGATGGCATTGAAAAACTCAGAGGAAACGTGAGTGCGGAGTATGACAGAGCTTACAATACCCTGCATAGTGACCATAGTGTTACTCAGGGAACTCCTGGTGAGTTGAGAAATGAATAA
- the LOC111257580 gene encoding uncharacterized protein LOC111257580 isoform X1 has protein sequence MDNNQIMILGNIYQTWLKDASSLVSKRRKVNSNFDFIRSTKISDLMDMPLVALMSYLDKSSSELYYPKPLVQLWKECSAVNYAKASSSAGQPSSSQEKQPRNSTPHEFPPQTEGEYEMETGPHLMDFTDGIEKLRGNVSAEYDRAYNTLHSDHSVTQGTPGELRNE, from the exons ATGGACAATAACCAGATTATGATTCTAGGAAACATATATCAGACATGGCTCAAGGACGCATCTAGCCTTGTCTCAAAAAGGCGTAAAGTTAACAGC AATTTTGATTTTATTCGATCAACCAAGATAAGCGATCTCATGGACATGCCCCTGGTTGCTCTAATGTCTTACTTGGACAAGTCATCCTCAGAATTATATTATCCTAAGCCACTTGTGCAGCTCTGGAAGGAATGCAGTGCAGTCAACTATGCAAAAGCTTCATCTTCAG CAGGGCAGCCATCATCATCACAAGAAAAACAGCCTAGAAACTCGACACCTCATGAATTTCCACCTCAG ACTGAAGGAGAATATGAGATGGAAACAGGACCTCACCTAATGGACTTCACAGATGGCATTGAAAAACTCAGAGGAAACGTGAGTGCGGAGTATGACAGAGCTTACAATACCCTGCATAGTGACCATAGTGTTACTCAGGGAACTCCTGGTGAGTTGAGAAATGAATAA